Proteins encoded by one window of Bacillota bacterium:
- a CDS encoding ABC transporter permease, whose product MRIALRNLGRARARTALSLISIAAGVFVVVLTKGTVDGIVDTIVVNSIRLTSGHVRVIAKEYPLKERLLSLNYPVDGFRGEGYESITEALREIPLASRVVPRLRFGAMVSKGEELEGLLAVGVDPEAEERLIGLTRYLVEGRLLRPGEREAVMGHRTLDRLGLEVGDRFTLVFSTALGSLKGYTFVVTGSVRSGLQYLDDGLVFVPLDVAQAMLDMGSAVTEVLVMAEDEASVPKLVRDIEDMLKAKDGDARYVAQPWYNQNEMMRMLIVASTSYNLVYLFILFLASFVVINTMLMIVNERRREIGMMGALGLRPEQVRWLFLLEGGVMGAIGSAAGAIVGTTALRVLRDVGIPIPGASTVDKVLLMPSKLYPRFSWDVVAFAFVAGIVVTLIAVSWPSDQAAKIEPTQALRTQ is encoded by the coding sequence ATGCGGATTGCCTTGCGGAACCTCGGGCGAGCCCGAGCGCGTACCGCGCTCAGCTTGATCTCGATAGCGGCGGGCGTTTTCGTAGTCGTCCTCACGAAGGGAACCGTTGATGGGATAGTGGACACGATCGTGGTCAACTCAATCAGGCTAACGTCTGGTCACGTGCGCGTCATCGCCAAGGAATACCCCCTCAAGGAGCGACTCCTCTCGCTCAATTACCCTGTGGACGGCTTTCGGGGTGAAGGCTACGAATCAATCACGGAGGCGTTGAGGGAGATTCCCTTGGCGTCTCGCGTCGTCCCGCGCCTTCGCTTCGGCGCGATGGTGAGCAAGGGCGAGGAACTCGAGGGGCTGTTGGCGGTAGGGGTGGATCCGGAGGCAGAGGAGAGGCTCATCGGGTTGACCCGTTACCTCGTGGAGGGCCGCCTGCTGCGGCCCGGGGAACGTGAGGCGGTCATGGGCCACAGGACCTTGGACAGGCTCGGTCTCGAGGTGGGCGACAGGTTCACTCTCGTTTTCAGCACCGCTCTCGGTTCCCTCAAGGGCTACACCTTCGTCGTCACGGGTTCGGTCAGGAGCGGGCTGCAGTACCTCGACGACGGTCTCGTGTTCGTGCCCTTGGATGTCGCACAGGCCATGCTGGACATGGGTTCCGCAGTGACCGAAGTGCTCGTCATGGCCGAGGACGAGGCGAGTGTACCCAAGCTCGTGCGCGACATCGAGGATATGCTCAAGGCCAAGGACGGCGATGCACGTTACGTCGCCCAACCATGGTACAATCAAAATGAGATGATGAGGATGTTGATTGTAGCGAGCACGTCATACAACCTCGTCTATCTCTTCATCCTCTTCCTCGCGAGCTTCGTGGTGATAAACACCATGCTGATGATAGTCAACGAGAGGCGGAGGGAGATCGGCATGATGGGAGCTCTCGGCCTGAGGCCGGAGCAAGTGAGATGGCTCTTCCTGCTCGAAGGCGGAGTGATGGGCGCCATAGGAAGCGCAGCGGGCGCGATTGTCGGAACGACAGCCCTCAGAGTGCTGAGAGACGTCGGAATACCCATCCCCGGAGCGTCCACCGTGGACAAGGTGCTCTTGATGCCCTCCAAGCTGTACCCAAGGTTCAGTTGGGACGTCGTCGCCTTCGCGTTCGTTGCGGGGATTGTCGTGACGCTCATCGCTGTCTCCTGGCCGAGCGACCAGGCAGCCAAGATAGAACCAACGCAGGCTCTGAGGACTCAATAG
- a CDS encoding outer membrane lipoprotein-sorting protein: MMSVWGNMVKVRPRIRLLIPAVALVLLTAAMSGLSEAGDLTAKEIVSRMDANAYMASAHLVAKLVIRAGNREITKEMEGWVVGNEKAAVTFLNPGDRGTKYLKLGDELWMFFPDAEDLVKISGHMLRQGMMGSDFSYQDALESEKMGELYDFKVAGVEDYGGARCYVLEATALPGKQVSYPRRKIWVDSEKFVAVKEELYAASGRLLKVSRVEELRQKGGRTYASRVVMEDKLKRGSSTTFIIEKIEFDVDIPDDVFSLRSLMR; encoded by the coding sequence ATGATGAGCGTGTGGGGAAACATGGTGAAGGTGAGGCCCCGCATCCGGCTTCTGATCCCTGCGGTGGCCCTGGTGTTGCTGACTGCAGCCATGAGTGGGCTTTCGGAGGCGGGCGACTTGACCGCGAAAGAGATCGTCTCCAGGATGGACGCGAACGCCTACATGGCCAGCGCTCATCTTGTGGCAAAGCTCGTCATCAGGGCGGGCAACAGAGAGATCACGAAGGAAATGGAAGGGTGGGTGGTTGGGAACGAGAAGGCAGCGGTGACCTTCCTCAACCCCGGCGACCGCGGGACGAAGTATCTCAAGCTAGGCGACGAGCTATGGATGTTCTTCCCGGACGCGGAGGATCTCGTGAAGATCTCCGGCCACATGCTCAGACAGGGCATGATGGGCAGCGACTTCTCGTACCAGGACGCTCTCGAAAGCGAGAAGATGGGCGAGCTATACGACTTCAAGGTGGCGGGAGTGGAGGACTACGGAGGAGCCAGATGCTACGTGCTCGAGGCCACGGCGCTTCCCGGCAAGCAGGTCTCGTATCCCCGGCGCAAGATCTGGGTTGACAGCGAGAAGTTCGTGGCCGTGAAAGAGGAGCTGTACGCGGCGAGCGGCAGACTTCTCAAGGTGTCCCGCGTTGAGGAGCTGAGGCAGAAGGGCGGGCGCACGTACGCGAGCAGGGTCGTAATGGAAGACAAGCTCAAGCGGGGCTCGTCAACGACCTTCATAATCGAGAAGATCGAGTTCGATGTGGACATCCCGGACGACGTTTTCTCTCTGAGAAGCTTGATGCGATGA
- the hydE gene encoding [FeFe] hydrogenase H-cluster radical SAM maturase HydE, with product MSIASIEEVFAVPERRGRLSARGDARMWALGAPSFARSQSPSPDREAGFLRATGYVHAADGARGTDDGRRPQAMERVTEHHSEGFENALRKVKDALGPDHLGAQGEAGTTAVQSPAEVGLTEEDIVALLEAGPREQQALFDLADDVRRRFMGDEVHLRALIEFSNHCVRNCLYCGLRRDNAKLVRYRLSVHDVLEIAARAAAAGYKTIVLQSGDDFHYRADDIARMVEGVKRAADVAVTLSIGERSRKEYAIMRRAGADRFLLKHETADPDLYERLHPGMSLERRLECLRDLRDLGFQVGSGNIVGLPDQTVRIIAKDIKLLRAIDVEMAGIGPFIPHPDTPLAGCPPGTLSMSLKALAVTRLALPLAHLPATTALATLHPAGRRLALTCGANVVMPNVTPLEFRRLYEVYPGSIALHAPEDGGLSELTQVLAALGRHVSNSCGHSPKAARKGLD from the coding sequence GTGTCGATCGCATCGATCGAAGAGGTTTTCGCCGTCCCTGAGCGGAGGGGTCGCCTGAGTGCAAGGGGAGACGCGCGGATGTGGGCGCTTGGGGCGCCATCATTTGCCAGGTCTCAAAGCCCGTCTCCCGACAGGGAGGCGGGCTTCTTACGTGCGACGGGCTACGTGCACGCTGCAGACGGCGCGAGAGGCACCGACGACGGGAGGCGACCGCAGGCGATGGAGCGCGTCACCGAGCACCATTCCGAGGGCTTCGAAAATGCGCTCAGAAAGGTGAAGGACGCCCTCGGGCCCGATCACCTGGGGGCGCAGGGAGAGGCGGGCACTACCGCAGTTCAGAGTCCAGCTGAGGTCGGGCTCACCGAGGAGGACATCGTCGCGCTCCTCGAAGCCGGGCCACGGGAGCAGCAAGCGCTCTTCGACCTGGCGGACGACGTTCGACGGCGTTTCATGGGAGACGAGGTGCATCTTCGCGCGCTTATCGAGTTCTCCAACCATTGCGTTCGAAACTGCCTTTACTGCGGCCTGCGACGCGACAACGCCAAGCTCGTCCGTTACCGATTGAGCGTACACGATGTCCTGGAGATCGCGGCGAGGGCGGCGGCCGCGGGGTACAAGACCATTGTCCTCCAATCCGGCGACGACTTCCATTACCGCGCCGATGACATCGCAAGGATGGTGGAAGGGGTCAAGCGGGCCGCAGACGTGGCTGTAACGCTCTCCATAGGTGAACGCTCCAGGAAGGAATACGCGATCATGAGGCGTGCCGGTGCCGACAGGTTCCTGCTCAAGCATGAGACCGCCGATCCCGACCTCTACGAAAGGCTCCACCCCGGCATGTCGCTGGAACGCCGTCTGGAGTGCTTGAGAGACCTGCGCGACCTTGGGTTCCAGGTCGGTTCCGGAAACATCGTGGGCCTTCCCGATCAGACAGTCCGCATAATCGCGAAGGACATCAAGCTGCTGCGGGCCATTGACGTGGAGATGGCCGGTATAGGTCCGTTCATCCCTCATCCGGACACACCGCTTGCGGGGTGTCCTCCCGGCACGCTCTCAATGTCGCTGAAGGCCCTCGCCGTGACCAGACTAGCTCTGCCCCTCGCTCATCTTCCCGCGACTACAGCTCTGGCCACTCTGCATCCAGCAGGGAGGCGCTTGGCACTCACCTGCGGTGCCAACGTAGTCATGCCCAACGTCACGCCGCTGGAATTTCGGCGGCTGTACGAGGTATATCCTGGAAGCATCGCCCTGCATGCACCGGAGGACGGCGGGCTTTCCGAGCTTACACAGGTTCTTGCGGCTCTCGGCAGGCACGTCTCCAACTCATGCGGGCACAGCCCGAAGGCCGCGCGGAAGGGGCTCGATTAA
- the hydG gene encoding [FeFe] hydrogenase H-cluster radical SAM maturase HydG, with amino-acid sequence MTVTDYDFIPYGEIERLLKDSTEPDPREVRDIAAKAREAKGISPGEAARLLNVKDEDSLDVLYEAARDVKERIYGKRLVIFAPLYFSDFCVNNCAYCGYRRDNRFARRRLTMEEVAEEVRALEAMGHKRLALECGEDPAHCPIDYIEDVIHTIYSTRNGNGSIRRVNVNVAATTVEDYKRLKEAKIGTYVLFQETYHRPTYAAMHPSGPKADYHWHLGAMDRAMEAGIDDVGIGVLFGLYDYRFEVLGLLYHAAHLDSAFGVGPHTISVPRLRQARGVALDTFPHLVSDRDFKKLVAILRLAVPYTGMILSTRERPGFRDEVFAVGISQISAGSRTGVGAYRKESPGDPDGSFAGPCAATAGQAPATTLSAAESDGGDSPQFTVDDHRSPDEIIASLARSGYIPSYCTACYRQGRTGDRFMQFAKSGAIQNLCQPNAILTFKEYLLDYASDGTKRVGEEAIRRHLEMIPSPIIREETASRLRRLEQGERDLYF; translated from the coding sequence GTGACAGTGACTGATTACGATTTCATCCCGTACGGCGAGATCGAGCGCCTCCTCAAGGACTCGACCGAGCCGGATCCTCGCGAGGTGCGTGACATCGCCGCGAAGGCGCGCGAGGCTAAAGGCATCTCCCCCGGTGAGGCAGCGAGGCTCCTCAACGTCAAGGACGAGGATTCCCTCGACGTTCTGTACGAGGCAGCCCGCGACGTCAAGGAACGGATATATGGAAAGCGCCTGGTGATCTTCGCGCCTCTCTATTTCTCCGACTTCTGCGTGAACAACTGTGCGTATTGCGGTTACCGCCGCGACAACCGGTTCGCTCGGCGCAGGCTCACGATGGAGGAGGTCGCCGAGGAAGTCAGAGCGCTCGAAGCCATGGGGCATAAGAGATTGGCCCTCGAGTGCGGAGAGGACCCGGCACACTGCCCGATCGATTACATCGAAGACGTGATCCACACCATATACTCGACGAGGAACGGCAACGGGAGCATCCGTCGCGTAAACGTGAACGTGGCCGCTACCACTGTGGAGGACTACAAGCGTCTCAAGGAGGCCAAGATCGGAACGTACGTCCTCTTCCAGGAAACGTACCACCGGCCGACGTACGCGGCGATGCACCCGTCCGGGCCGAAAGCGGACTACCATTGGCACCTCGGAGCCATGGATCGGGCCATGGAGGCGGGCATCGACGATGTGGGCATCGGTGTCCTCTTCGGACTGTACGATTATAGGTTCGAGGTCCTCGGGTTGCTCTATCACGCAGCCCACCTCGACTCGGCGTTCGGCGTCGGCCCGCACACCATATCAGTCCCGCGGCTTAGGCAGGCGCGCGGCGTCGCGCTGGACACGTTCCCGCACCTCGTGAGCGACAGGGACTTCAAGAAGCTCGTGGCGATCCTGCGCCTTGCGGTCCCTTACACCGGGATGATCCTCTCCACTCGCGAGCGGCCGGGGTTCCGCGACGAGGTCTTCGCCGTGGGCATCTCACAGATCAGCGCGGGCTCGCGCACGGGAGTGGGAGCTTACAGAAAGGAGAGCCCAGGCGACCCCGACGGATCGTTTGCCGGCCCCTGCGCCGCGACCGCGGGCCAGGCCCCGGCCACGACCTTGTCCGCTGCTGAGAGCGACGGGGGGGACAGTCCGCAGTTCACCGTGGACGACCACAGAAGCCCGGACGAGATAATCGCAAGCCTCGCCAGGTCCGGGTACATCCCCAGCTACTGCACGGCCTGCTATAGGCAGGGGCGCACGGGGGACAGGTTCATGCAGTTCGCGAAGAGCGGCGCGATCCAGAACCTCTGCCAACCCAACGCCATCTTGACGTTCAAAGAGTATCTCCTGGACTATGCGTCAGACGGCACCAAGAGGGTGGGCGAGGAGGCCATAAGGCGTCATCTCGAGATGATCCCATCGCCGATCATCCGCGAGGAGACCGCTTCGCGCCTCCGAAGACTGGAGCAGGGGGAACGTGATCTGTACTTCTGA
- the hydF gene encoding [FeFe] hydrogenase H-cluster maturation GTPase HydF yields the protein MQSTPRSNRLHIAILGRRNAGKSSLINALTNQDIALVSDVPGTTTDPVYKAMEILPVGPVVIIDTAGIDDSGQLGEMRVQRTKRVLAKADLAILVVDVTRGVGDYERSILAEARERGVPVIGVANKTDLIGPAAERDRRPAGESAVLPESAARLGALEAQLGISLVPVSSKTGQGLGSLKDRIVREAPKYWEGPPVIGDLVRPGDTVVLVVPVDIEAPKGRLILPQVQTLRDLLDNDARAVVVKENAVRETIEGLRSRPALVVTDSQAFGIVSEQVPRDVPLTSFSILFARHKGDLSALVEGARRVAKLEPGARVLIAEACTHHPIGDDIGRVKIPAWLEQEVGGKLRFSWASGASFPEDLARFDLVVHCGGCMINRAEMLHRLAMVKRAGVPVVNYGVLIACLHGILDRALEPFVAAGVLGAGEANTSPLSCRRRASGGQPEAEPK from the coding sequence ATGCAGTCCACTCCACGCAGCAACAGGCTGCACATTGCGATCCTCGGTCGGCGCAACGCGGGCAAGTCAAGCCTGATAAACGCGCTTACCAACCAGGACATCGCCTTGGTGTCTGACGTCCCCGGGACGACCACAGACCCCGTGTACAAGGCCATGGAGATCCTCCCTGTCGGACCCGTCGTCATCATCGACACGGCCGGAATAGACGACTCGGGGCAGCTCGGCGAAATGCGGGTGCAAAGGACGAAACGGGTCCTGGCGAAAGCGGACCTCGCCATACTGGTAGTAGACGTCACTCGAGGCGTGGGAGACTACGAACGATCCATCCTGGCAGAGGCCCGCGAGCGAGGCGTGCCGGTGATCGGGGTAGCCAACAAGACGGATCTCATAGGCCCGGCCGCGGAGCGCGACCGCCGGCCCGCCGGCGAAAGCGCTGTTCTGCCGGAGAGCGCGGCTCGCCTCGGCGCCCTGGAAGCGCAACTGGGAATCAGCCTCGTGCCGGTCAGCTCCAAGACTGGGCAGGGTCTCGGCTCTCTCAAGGACCGCATCGTCCGCGAGGCTCCCAAGTACTGGGAGGGTCCTCCCGTGATCGGAGATCTCGTGCGCCCCGGGGATACTGTAGTGCTTGTGGTGCCCGTCGACATCGAGGCTCCGAAGGGGCGTCTCATTCTTCCGCAGGTGCAAACGCTTCGGGACCTCCTGGACAACGACGCTCGAGCGGTGGTAGTGAAGGAAAACGCGGTCCGGGAGACTATCGAAGGCCTCCGGTCACGCCCGGCTCTGGTCGTCACCGACTCGCAGGCGTTCGGGATCGTGTCAGAGCAAGTTCCGAGGGATGTCCCGCTCACGTCGTTCTCGATACTCTTCGCTCGCCACAAGGGCGACCTTTCCGCGCTCGTCGAGGGAGCGCGCCGCGTCGCAAAGCTCGAACCAGGCGCGCGGGTTCTCATCGCCGAGGCATGCACTCACCACCCGATAGGGGACGACATAGGAAGGGTCAAGATCCCAGCCTGGCTGGAACAAGAGGTCGGCGGAAAGTTGCGGTTCTCGTGGGCATCCGGCGCCAGCTTCCCAGAGGACCTCGCACGCTTCGACCTCGTCGTTCACTGCGGAGGCTGTATGATCAACAGGGCGGAGATGCTGCACCGCCTAGCAATGGTGAAGAGAGCGGGGGTGCCCGTGGTGAACTACGGAGTCCTGATCGCCTGCCTCCACGGCATCCTCGACAGGGCTCTCGAGCCGTTTGTCGCCGCAGGGGTCCTCGGCGCTGGGGAGGCGAACACGTCCCCGCTGAGCTGCAGGCGCCGTGCTTCCGGCGGCCAACCTGAAGCCGAACCGAAGTGA
- a CDS encoding glycosyltransferase gives MSKKVKVLHVVGPSRGGMRTHLSNLIEVIDRSTFYIVVACPEDAAISACLERCRWKHEPFSVPEGLSHPRDAAKVIALARLIRRVEPEICHFHGFKAAALGRAAARVLERVRAFHRPGTDLAHSARGGYRPAVVYTVHNSVLARARGSPQGRLCAYLERALAPVTDRVITVSAALRDEYASIPGLGPHKVRHIPNGVALDRFGGGHQGGVSFPEAKAGARSALGCRTDAVLIGTAARLIPDKGVGVLVHALARLRRWGLRPMALIAGDGPARRDLEALAARLGVANQLRFLGFVEDMARFYAAIDVFVLPSLSEGMPLSLLEAMAAGVPVVATRTPGTEEVVAPGMGWLAAPGDDLGLAVCLKECLLHPWEADQMAACARAEVRQRFSIEGMVRATQEVYIEALSDRTRPLRDGPR, from the coding sequence TTGTCGAAGAAGGTCAAGGTTCTGCACGTGGTGGGACCTTCGAGAGGCGGGATGAGGACCCACCTCTCCAACCTGATAGAGGTCATCGATCGCAGCACGTTCTACATCGTGGTGGCGTGTCCCGAGGACGCTGCGATCTCGGCATGCCTCGAGCGGTGCCGGTGGAAGCACGAGCCCTTCTCCGTGCCCGAAGGACTGTCTCATCCGCGGGACGCTGCGAAGGTGATCGCGCTCGCTCGCCTCATCCGCCGCGTGGAGCCTGAGATATGCCATTTCCACGGGTTCAAGGCCGCAGCTCTTGGCAGGGCAGCAGCACGGGTTCTCGAGCGTGTCCGCGCCTTCCATCGCCCGGGGACGGACCTCGCGCATTCCGCAAGAGGCGGGTACAGGCCCGCCGTCGTGTACACCGTGCACAACTCAGTTCTTGCGAGGGCCCGCGGCAGCCCGCAGGGGCGTCTTTGCGCGTACCTGGAGCGCGCTCTTGCGCCGGTCACCGACCGCGTCATCACCGTATCGGCGGCGCTTCGAGACGAGTACGCCTCCATCCCGGGGCTCGGTCCGCACAAAGTGAGGCACATACCCAACGGCGTGGCGCTCGACCGCTTCGGCGGAGGCCATCAAGGGGGGGTGAGCTTCCCCGAAGCGAAGGCGGGAGCGCGGAGTGCGCTTGGCTGCCGGACGGACGCGGTCCTCATCGGCACAGCCGCACGGCTCATTCCCGACAAGGGCGTGGGAGTGCTCGTCCACGCGCTCGCGCGCCTTAGGAGGTGGGGCCTTCGCCCCATGGCTCTCATTGCCGGAGACGGGCCGGCCAGGCGCGATCTTGAAGCGCTCGCAGCGAGACTAGGAGTGGCAAACCAGTTACGGTTCCTGGGATTCGTGGAGGACATGGCGCGCTTCTACGCCGCCATCGATGTGTTCGTGCTTCCGAGTCTGTCTGAGGGCATGCCGCTATCGCTCCTCGAAGCCATGGCCGCTGGGGTTCCGGTGGTGGCCACACGCACCCCAGGGACTGAGGAAGTGGTAGCGCCGGGGATGGGATGGCTCGCCGCGCCTGGTGATGACCTTGGGCTGGCAGTCTGTCTGAAGGAGTGCTTACTTCATCCGTGGGAAGCCGATCAAATGGCCGCGTGCGCGCGAGCTGAGGTGCGGCAGCGCTTCTCGATAGAGGGCATGGTCCGGGCGACTCAGGAGGTGTACATCGAGGCGCTGTCAGACAGGACGAGGCCGTTGCGGGACGGCCCGCGGTAG